A portion of the Anoxybacillus gonensis genome contains these proteins:
- a CDS encoding DUF3427 domain-containing protein, with translation MDKSFFEELQLLAKQYPDASVIQRLSPKDYIEVLVLHSAKQLTHKLKTLAEENRFDEIIQLTQHISTLVSNNNDSFSLPLSMITYTYGQREIPIIEDFFLSRLHLLYNDKHTMKNFFKTLKYEMLTADSVDLMVSFIRMSGLQLLIRPLLMLEKERIPVRIITSTYLGITEPKALEKLMQFSNVQVKIIDTQQQSFHTKAYMFHRRSGLNTVIIGSSNISHSALINGHELNVKLPDTSFLPIYEHTKQMFEKIWDHTDTISLDHAFIQKYKQQTIREENKPLAAEPKEEYIVTSSVKPNDMQKKALKNLEHTRKSGNTKGVIIAATGTGKTYLAAFDVKAYNPKKLLFIAHREELLDKAIETFKHVLGNDHLFGKITGTVKQFHKPYLFSTVQSLSKDETLQHFEQHEFDYIIIDEFHHAEAPTYQKVIRYFQPKFLLGLTATPERMDGRDVLAICDHNVVYEIRLREALEAQLLAPFHYFGISDRTVDYSQIPLKNGMFDEASLVKALKTNERTDFIIEMIRTYGYDGDRIIGLAFCVNIEHAKYMSEQFNKRGYCTTYLTGEHSVEYREQVIKKLENPNDPLELIFTVNIFNEGIDIPSLNLLLFLRPTESSTVFIQQLGRGLRKVTGKEFVTILDFVGNYQKSFMIPLALAGQLNDKAFDKDSLRVAITHEFADLPGGAYVDLDPVTQREILDRIDSIKMNSTDMLKMLYQQFKNELGRSPEILDFLYYEQSPSLTFFIYKYRSWVKTKEKMNDINELDQMILHHPLMCECVERLENQLPIKWPYDFAVLQLAFLQKVVSCEDVVKQLSKKFAVDVPLEKHEKMIMQSMDRLSLPYKKQKWAFGQRNGRQFILNDNILALTENQQFFNYMKDRIDYGLIEFRRTYRPERFLSKGEKLTLYQNYTRNDLIFLFEAGVKEGSWREGVSKVRNHYLLFVNLNKSERVKEHLHYKDYFLDQKHFHWQSQNQTSHRSSVGQNFIRHKELGIHIHLFVRKFEDMHGMTLPFTYLGEVDYVSSYGDKPMSITWRLHHPVPEDLYIDFIR, from the coding sequence ATGGATAAAAGTTTTTTCGAGGAACTACAACTTCTTGCTAAACAATATCCTGATGCAAGCGTTATACAGCGTCTATCACCGAAAGATTATATTGAAGTTCTCGTTCTTCATTCCGCCAAACAACTCACTCATAAGTTAAAAACTTTGGCTGAAGAAAACCGTTTTGATGAAATCATTCAATTAACTCAACACATTTCTACATTAGTATCAAATAACAATGATTCTTTTTCTTTGCCGCTCTCTATGATTACATACACATATGGACAACGAGAAATACCAATTATAGAGGACTTTTTCTTATCTAGATTACACTTACTATATAATGACAAACATACAATGAAAAACTTTTTCAAAACATTAAAATATGAAATGCTGACAGCTGATTCCGTTGATTTGATGGTTAGCTTCATTCGGATGTCAGGACTACAATTATTGATTCGTCCATTACTTATGCTTGAAAAAGAACGTATTCCTGTACGCATCATCACATCGACCTATCTAGGCATTACAGAACCAAAAGCGCTTGAAAAACTAATGCAATTTTCTAACGTACAAGTAAAAATAATCGATACGCAACAACAGTCTTTTCATACGAAAGCGTACATGTTCCATCGACGTTCAGGATTAAATACAGTAATCATAGGCTCATCAAACATTTCACACTCGGCCCTTATTAACGGACATGAGCTAAATGTAAAGCTGCCGGATACAAGCTTTTTACCCATTTATGAGCATACAAAGCAAATGTTTGAGAAAATATGGGATCATACAGACACGATTTCTCTTGATCACGCCTTCATTCAAAAATATAAACAACAAACAATAAGAGAAGAAAACAAACCTTTAGCTGCTGAGCCGAAAGAAGAATATATCGTTACATCAAGTGTGAAACCGAATGATATGCAGAAAAAAGCATTAAAAAACCTCGAACACACAAGAAAAAGTGGTAATACAAAAGGAGTCATTATCGCTGCTACTGGAACTGGAAAAACGTATTTAGCAGCTTTTGACGTAAAAGCATATAATCCAAAAAAGCTTTTATTTATCGCTCATCGTGAAGAATTGCTAGACAAGGCAATTGAAACGTTCAAGCATGTACTAGGTAACGATCATCTATTCGGGAAAATTACAGGGACAGTGAAACAATTCCATAAACCGTATTTATTTAGCACCGTTCAATCGCTATCTAAAGATGAAACGTTGCAACATTTTGAGCAACATGAATTTGACTATATAATTATCGATGAATTTCATCATGCCGAAGCACCTACATATCAAAAAGTTATTCGTTATTTCCAACCAAAATTTTTACTCGGCTTAACAGCAACACCAGAAAGAATGGATGGAAGAGACGTTTTAGCGATTTGTGACCATAATGTCGTATATGAAATACGCTTACGAGAAGCGTTAGAAGCGCAGTTGCTCGCACCATTTCACTACTTTGGCATTTCAGATCGTACAGTAGACTATAGTCAAATTCCATTAAAAAATGGCATGTTTGATGAAGCATCGCTTGTGAAAGCTTTAAAAACAAATGAACGAACAGATTTTATTATCGAAATGATTCGTACATATGGTTACGATGGTGATCGTATCATTGGGCTTGCGTTTTGCGTAAATATTGAACATGCAAAATATATGAGCGAACAATTTAATAAACGCGGATATTGCACAACATACTTAACTGGTGAACATAGCGTTGAATATCGCGAACAGGTCATTAAAAAACTAGAAAATCCTAACGATCCGCTTGAACTAATCTTTACCGTAAATATTTTTAACGAAGGAATTGATATCCCAAGTCTAAATCTTTTATTATTTTTAAGACCTACCGAGTCATCAACCGTATTTATTCAACAATTAGGAAGGGGATTAAGAAAAGTAACCGGAAAAGAATTTGTAACGATTTTAGACTTTGTAGGAAATTATCAAAAATCGTTTATGATTCCGCTCGCTCTAGCTGGACAACTGAACGACAAAGCGTTTGATAAAGATTCTCTTCGTGTTGCAATTACACATGAATTTGCCGATCTACCAGGCGGCGCATATGTCGATTTAGATCCTGTGACACAAAGAGAAATTTTAGATCGCATTGACTCCATTAAAATGAACTCGACAGATATGTTAAAAATGCTATATCAACAATTTAAAAATGAGCTTGGGCGCTCACCAGAAATATTAGATTTTTTATATTACGAGCAATCGCCAAGCTTAACGTTTTTCATATATAAGTATCGTTCATGGGTCAAAACAAAAGAAAAAATGAATGATATAAACGAGCTTGACCAAATGATTTTACACCACCCATTGATGTGTGAGTGCGTTGAACGGCTAGAAAATCAACTTCCGATCAAATGGCCCTACGATTTTGCTGTGTTGCAATTAGCTTTTTTACAAAAAGTTGTGTCTTGTGAAGATGTCGTAAAGCAACTTTCCAAAAAATTTGCTGTAGATGTGCCATTAGAAAAACACGAAAAAATGATTATGCAATCGATGGACCGCCTATCATTGCCGTATAAAAAACAAAAATGGGCGTTTGGACAACGAAATGGGCGCCAATTTATATTGAATGACAACATTCTTGCGTTAACAGAAAACCAACAGTTTTTCAATTACATGAAAGACCGTATAGATTACGGACTTATTGAATTTAGGAGAACGTATCGTCCTGAAAGATTTTTATCTAAAGGGGAAAAGCTTACTCTTTATCAAAACTATACGAGAAACGATTTAATTTTCTTATTTGAAGCAGGGGTAAAAGAAGGATCGTGGCGAGAAGGAGTAAGTAAAGTTAGAAATCATTATTTACTGTTCGTCAATTTAAATAAATCGGAAAGAGTGAAAGAACATTTACATTATAAAGATTATTTTCTCGACCAAAAACATTTTCATTGGCAAAGCCAAAATCAAACGTCTCATCGCTCTTCTGTCGGACAAAATTTTATTCGTCATAAAGAACTTGGAATTCATATTCACCTATTTGTGCGAAAGTTTGAAGACATGCACGGAATGACATTGCCATTCACTTATCTCGGCGAAGTCGATTATGTATCAAGCTACGGAGATAAGCCGATGAGCATCACATGGCGCCTACATCATCCCGTGCCGGAAGATTTATATATTGACTTTATTCGCTAA
- the yfkAB gene encoding radical SAM/CxCxxxxC motif protein YfkAB has protein sequence METLLRQAITPTFDPWEAYMDVEQYGSMQLTNIEFTTTTLCNMRCEHCAVGYTLRTKDPEALPLDLLLRRLDEIPHLRSLSITGGEPMLSMKSVEQYVVPLLKYAHERGVRTQINSNLTLDLERYEKIIPYLDVLHISHNWGTIDDFIEGGFAMMDKKPTVAQRERYFIRMIENARAISNMGVIVSAETMLNKRTRPHIETIHRQIVNEMGCKRHEVHPMYPSDFASSLETLTLDELRETIHHLLDIRDENVWMLFGTLPFYPCSDNEEDLALLKRLYESKNVTVRNDPDGRSRLNVNIFTGDIIVTDFGDEPTLGNIQTDSLLSAYDKWMASDLAKSLNCHCPAVKCLGPNVLVKNRYYPNVDFSTRKAKIER, from the coding sequence ATGGAAACATTGTTGCGTCAAGCGATTACTCCGACATTTGATCCTTGGGAAGCATATATGGATGTTGAACAGTACGGAAGCATGCAGTTGACGAATATCGAATTTACAACAACAACTCTTTGCAATATGCGTTGCGAACATTGTGCCGTCGGTTATACGTTACGAACGAAAGATCCTGAGGCGCTACCACTCGATCTTCTTCTTCGCCGTCTTGATGAAATTCCACATTTGCGTTCGTTAAGCATTACAGGCGGTGAGCCGATGCTTTCGATGAAATCCGTCGAACAATACGTCGTGCCGCTGCTAAAATATGCCCACGAACGCGGAGTGCGCACACAAATAAACTCTAACTTAACTCTTGATTTAGAACGGTACGAAAAAATCATTCCTTACTTAGACGTTTTACATATTTCGCATAACTGGGGCACGATTGATGATTTCATTGAAGGCGGATTTGCGATGATGGATAAAAAGCCAACCGTCGCGCAACGCGAGCGCTACTTTATACGCATGATTGAAAATGCACGTGCCATTTCAAACATGGGGGTCATCGTTTCAGCTGAAACGATGTTAAATAAACGAACGCGTCCACATATAGAAACGATTCATCGCCAAATTGTGAACGAAATGGGTTGTAAACGTCATGAAGTACATCCGATGTATCCAAGCGACTTTGCTAGCAGTTTAGAAACATTAACGTTAGATGAACTACGTGAGACGATTCATCATTTACTTGATATACGAGACGAGAACGTATGGATGTTGTTTGGTACGTTGCCTTTTTATCCATGCAGCGACAACGAAGAAGATTTAGCGCTATTAAAACGTTTATACGAAAGTAAAAATGTAACGGTACGAAACGACCCTGATGGACGTTCACGTTTAAATGTAAACATTTTTACAGGCGACATTATTGTCACTGATTTTGGTGATGAACCGACACTTGGCAACATTCAAACCGACTCGCTTCTTTCTGCTTATGACAAATGGATGGCATCTGACTTAGCCAAATCGTTGAACTGCCATTGCCCTGCGGTAAAATGTTTAGGGCCAAATGTGCTTGTAAAAAACCGTTATTATCCGAATGTCGATTTTTCAACAAGAAAAGCAAAAATCGAACGGTAA
- the rlmD gene encoding 23S rRNA (uracil(1939)-C(5))-methyltransferase RlmD, translating into MLQQGQQFPLTIKRLGINGEGVGYFKKQVVFVPGALPGEEVVVQATNIYPTYAEGKIVRIRKRSPHRVKPLCPVYDRCGGCQLQHLDYNAQLEAKRDIVIQALERHSRLNIEALDIRPTIGMDDPWHYRNKSQFQTGVKKGRVIAGLYSMNSHELIDIDRCFIQHDATNRVTTVVKTILQDLRIPIYHERKKTGVVRTIVARVGFYTGDVQLVIVTATKELPRKELFVAEVKRRLPEVKSIAQNINGQKTSLIFGDETIVLAGEPYIQEVLGDLSFELSARAFFQLNPIQTVKLYDEVKKAASLTKNERVVDAYCGVGTIGLWLAREAKEVRGMDTIPEAIDDARQNAERHGFTNVTYAVGRAEVLLPKWVKEGWKPDVIVVDPPRTGCDNALLKTILQVKPKTVVYVSCNPSSLARDIGTLAKQYRVEYIQPFDLFPHTAHVESVAKLVRK; encoded by the coding sequence ATGCTACAGCAAGGACAACAATTTCCACTAACAATTAAACGGCTTGGCATTAACGGGGAAGGAGTCGGTTATTTTAAAAAACAAGTCGTGTTCGTTCCGGGAGCGCTTCCGGGAGAAGAAGTCGTCGTTCAAGCAACGAATATATATCCGACGTATGCGGAAGGAAAAATCGTGCGCATTCGCAAACGTTCCCCACATCGCGTTAAACCGCTTTGTCCTGTATATGACCGATGCGGCGGCTGTCAACTGCAGCATTTAGACTACAACGCGCAGCTTGAAGCAAAGCGCGATATTGTCATTCAAGCGCTTGAACGCCATAGCCGACTAAATATTGAAGCGCTAGATATTCGCCCGACGATTGGGATGGATGACCCGTGGCATTATCGCAACAAAAGCCAATTTCAAACAGGAGTGAAAAAAGGGCGTGTCATCGCTGGACTTTACAGCATGAACTCGCACGAACTGATTGATATTGACCGTTGCTTCATCCAACATGATGCCACAAACCGCGTCACAACCGTCGTCAAAACGATTTTGCAAGATTTGCGCATACCGATTTATCACGAGCGAAAGAAAACGGGTGTTGTGCGTACAATCGTTGCCCGTGTTGGTTTTTATACAGGCGATGTGCAACTTGTCATTGTGACAGCGACGAAAGAACTGCCGCGTAAAGAGTTGTTTGTAGCGGAAGTGAAGCGCCGGTTGCCAGAAGTGAAATCAATCGCGCAAAACATAAACGGACAAAAAACATCGCTTATTTTTGGCGACGAAACGATCGTTCTCGCAGGAGAACCGTACATTCAAGAAGTGCTTGGTGACTTATCGTTTGAACTATCTGCCCGCGCTTTTTTCCAGCTTAATCCGATTCAAACGGTAAAGCTATACGATGAAGTGAAAAAAGCAGCCTCGCTTACGAAAAACGAACGCGTCGTCGATGCGTATTGCGGCGTCGGAACGATCGGGCTTTGGCTTGCGCGTGAGGCGAAAGAAGTACGCGGCATGGACACCATTCCAGAAGCGATTGACGATGCGCGCCAAAATGCCGAACGTCACGGCTTCACAAACGTCACATATGCGGTCGGAAGAGCGGAAGTGCTGTTGCCAAAATGGGTGAAAGAAGGATGGAAACCGGACGTCATCGTCGTCGACCCACCGCGAACGGGTTGCGACAACGCCTTGTTAAAAACAATTTTACAAGTGAAACCAAAAACAGTCGTGTACGTTTCCTGTAACCCATCCAGCCTCGCTCGCGACATCGGCACCCTTGCGAAACAATACCGTGTCGAATACATTCAACCGTTTGACCTTTTCCCACACACTGCGCATGTCGAAAGTGTAGCGAAGTTGGTGAGGAAGTAG
- a CDS encoding DNA-3-methyladenine glycosylase family protein yields the protein MTPYDFTRVCERLARDPLVRMQHNEIAVPLYVKDTPVVVYVKSTGTKENPSFVVSCDNEQHKEEAIARISRIFHWDRSLAPIHDHFMQTNLRDLFIAHEGTPIVLEFDLYFCLIKCIIHQQIHMKVAYRLTERFVHTFGERLGDLYIYPRPERIANASYDELRALSLSERKAQYIVDISRLIVEGKLRLEEMHSLSDEEVAKQLLSIRGIGPWTVQNFLLFGLGRPNVFPKGDVGLQRAIERWFQLDHRPTAKEMEAFRQMWEPYASYATFYLWRSIE from the coding sequence ATGACCCCGTACGATTTTACACGTGTATGTGAACGGTTAGCACGCGATCCGCTTGTACGCATGCAACATAACGAAATCGCTGTTCCGTTGTATGTAAAAGACACACCCGTTGTCGTGTACGTGAAAAGCACCGGAACAAAAGAGAACCCATCGTTTGTTGTGTCATGTGATAACGAACAGCATAAAGAGGAGGCAATCGCGCGCATTTCGCGCATTTTTCATTGGGACAGGTCACTTGCCCCTATCCACGACCATTTTATGCAAACCAATTTACGCGACTTGTTTATCGCTCACGAAGGAACACCGATTGTATTAGAATTTGATTTATATTTTTGCTTAATCAAATGCATCATCCACCAACAAATTCATATGAAAGTCGCTTATCGGCTCACCGAACGTTTTGTGCATACATTCGGCGAACGCCTCGGGGATCTATACATATATCCTCGGCCAGAACGAATCGCCAATGCTTCATATGATGAGTTGCGCGCTTTATCTTTAAGCGAGCGAAAAGCACAATATATTGTTGATATTTCGCGTCTTATTGTAGAAGGGAAGTTGCGTTTAGAAGAGATGCATTCGCTTTCCGATGAAGAGGTGGCGAAACAGCTTCTTTCTATACGCGGCATCGGTCCGTGGACAGTGCAAAACTTTTTACTGTTTGGTTTAGGTCGTCCAAATGTGTTTCCGAAAGGAGATGTTGGCTTGCAGCGGGCGATTGAACGATGGTTTCAGCTCGATCATCGCCCAACAGCAAAAGAAATGGAAGCGTTTCGACAAATGTGGGAACCGTATGCAAGCTACGCAACATTTTATTTATGGAGAAGTATTGAATAG
- a CDS encoding fumarate hydratase has product MEKFQESMYKLIVETSTKLPKDVRRAIAKAKLRENAGTRAAMSLATIVQNIQMADENVSPICQDTGLPTFKIKVPVGVNQIEMKEAIRRAIAQATKDGKLRPNSVDSLTGENSGDNLGIGLPVMKFEQWEKDYIDVRLILKGGGCENKNIQYSLPCELEGLGRAGRDLDGIRKCILHAVYQAQGQGCSAGFIGVGIGGDRSAGYDLAKEQLFRPVDDVNPNEDLRKLEEYIMEAANKLGIGTMGFGGETTLLGCKIGVMHRIPASFFVSVAYNCWAFRRLGVIIDPHTGDIQEWLYQEGEDVDLKQEETEMTGEAREVVLEAPITEEQIRSLKVGDVVRINGMIYTGRDAIHKHLMDHDAPVDLNGQIIYHCGPVMLKDENGKWHVKAAGPTTSIREEPYQGEIMKKFGIRAVIGKGGMGAKTLAALKEHGGVYLNAIGGAAQYYAECIQSVEGVDFLEFGIPEAMWHLRVKDFTAVVTMDSHGNSLHEDIEKSSLEKLAQFKERVF; this is encoded by the coding sequence ATGGAAAAGTTTCAAGAAAGTATGTACAAGCTAATTGTTGAAACGTCAACGAAGTTGCCAAAAGATGTACGACGTGCCATTGCAAAAGCAAAACTGCGTGAAAACGCAGGAACGAGAGCAGCGATGTCGCTTGCTACGATCGTGCAAAACATTCAAATGGCCGATGAAAACGTATCACCGATTTGCCAAGATACAGGTTTGCCGACATTTAAAATTAAAGTGCCGGTTGGGGTCAATCAAATTGAAATGAAAGAGGCCATTCGCCGAGCGATCGCTCAAGCAACGAAAGACGGGAAACTGCGTCCAAACTCGGTCGATTCATTAACAGGTGAAAATAGCGGCGACAATTTAGGGATCGGGCTGCCTGTCATGAAATTTGAACAATGGGAAAAAGATTACATTGACGTTCGTTTAATTTTAAAAGGTGGCGGCTGTGAAAATAAAAACATTCAATATAGCTTGCCGTGCGAGTTAGAAGGACTTGGTCGCGCAGGCCGCGATTTAGATGGCATTCGTAAATGTATTTTACATGCGGTATACCAAGCGCAAGGACAAGGCTGTAGCGCTGGATTTATTGGCGTTGGGATCGGCGGCGATCGTTCTGCGGGGTACGACTTAGCAAAAGAACAACTATTTCGTCCTGTTGACGATGTCAATCCGAACGAAGATTTGCGCAAACTAGAAGAATACATTATGGAAGCTGCCAATAAACTCGGCATCGGCACGATGGGATTTGGCGGAGAGACGACGCTTCTTGGCTGTAAAATTGGCGTCATGCACCGCATTCCAGCCAGCTTTTTCGTTTCTGTCGCATACAATTGCTGGGCGTTTCGCCGTTTAGGCGTCATCATTGACCCACACACAGGCGACATTCAAGAATGGTTGTATCAAGAAGGAGAAGATGTCGATTTAAAACAAGAAGAAACCGAAATGACAGGCGAAGCGCGTGAAGTTGTGCTTGAAGCGCCAATTACAGAAGAGCAAATTCGCTCGCTAAAAGTAGGCGATGTCGTTCGCATTAACGGCATGATTTATACAGGCCGCGATGCGATTCATAAACATTTAATGGATCATGATGCTCCTGTCGATTTAAACGGCCAAATCATTTATCATTGTGGACCGGTTATGTTAAAAGATGAAAACGGCAAATGGCACGTCAAAGCAGCTGGTCCGACGACAAGCATTCGTGAAGAGCCGTATCAAGGAGAAATTATGAAAAAATTTGGCATTCGTGCCGTCATCGGAAAAGGTGGAATGGGGGCGAAAACGCTCGCCGCGTTAAAAGAACATGGGGGCGTGTATTTAAATGCCATTGGTGGTGCAGCGCAATATTATGCGGAATGTATTCAATCAGTAGAAGGCGTCGACTTTTTAGAATTTGGAATTCCAGAAGCGATGTGGCATTTGCGTGTGAAAGATTTTACAGCTGTCGTCACGATGGATTCACATGGAAATAGCTTGCATGAAGATATCGAAAAATCGTCACTCGAAAAATTAGCTCAATTTAAAGAACGTGTATTTTAA
- a CDS encoding (deoxy)nucleoside triphosphate pyrophosphohydrolase, with product MKKTVRVVGAVIFDNQNRVLCALRSNTMSLPNLWEFPGGKVEKGEKEEETLVREIHEELGCTIQVHEKIEEVHYEYPQVIVNLLTYKATIIEGEPKAKEHAELRWVPLQDLKSLEWAPADIPTVDVLLANKVNI from the coding sequence ATGAAAAAAACAGTTCGTGTCGTAGGGGCAGTTATATTCGACAATCAAAATCGCGTGTTGTGTGCACTTCGGTCGAATACGATGTCACTCCCTAACCTTTGGGAATTTCCGGGTGGAAAAGTTGAAAAAGGGGAGAAGGAAGAAGAAACATTAGTCAGAGAAATTCATGAGGAATTAGGATGTACGATTCAAGTGCATGAAAAAATTGAAGAAGTGCATTACGAATATCCTCAAGTTATTGTCAATTTACTGACATATAAAGCAACAATTATTGAGGGAGAACCGAAAGCGAAAGAACATGCTGAATTAAGATGGGTGCCACTCCAAGATTTAAAATCTCTTGAATGGGCACCCGCAGATATTCCGACTGTAGACGTTTTATTAGCGAATAAAGTCAATATATAA
- a CDS encoding SE1561 family protein → MGNAVSDQNLQLTYLKTRLNMFLEVLEALDPETAELEDIDRLIQMIDDLEMKYERFKKDWEKSR, encoded by the coding sequence TTGGGCAACGCAGTATCAGATCAAAATCTACAACTAACATATTTAAAAACGCGCTTAAATATGTTTCTTGAAGTGCTCGAAGCGCTCGATCCTGAAACGGCTGAATTAGAAGATATTGACCGCCTTATTCAAATGATTGATGATTTAGAAATGAAATACGAGCGGTTTAAAAAAGATTGGGAAAAAAGTCGCTAA
- the pdaA gene encoding delta-lactam-biosynthetic de-N-acetylase, with the protein MSWGFKRSENHLPPSAGKQLDELLAKYDAFYLGNPAKKYIYLTFDNGYENGYTGQILDVLKQKRVPATFFVTGHYLQSAPDLVKRMVNEGHIVGNHSWHHPDLTTVSDEKLREELEMVRKKTELLTGQKHMRYIRPPRGIFDERTLAVARELGYYHVFWSLAFVDWHIHDQKGWQYAYNNVMKQIHPGAIILLHTVSKDNADALGKIIDDLRKEGYVFKSLDDFMLEKMNVPSWLFSL; encoded by the coding sequence ATGTCATGGGGATTTAAGCGAAGCGAAAATCATCTCCCTCCTTCTGCAGGAAAACAGTTAGATGAACTACTCGCCAAATACGATGCGTTTTATTTAGGTAATCCAGCAAAAAAATATATTTATTTAACGTTCGATAACGGGTACGAAAATGGCTATACCGGACAAATTTTAGACGTGCTCAAACAAAAAAGAGTTCCCGCTACGTTTTTTGTGACCGGCCATTATTTACAATCTGCTCCGGATCTAGTGAAACGGATGGTGAACGAAGGGCATATTGTCGGCAACCATTCATGGCATCATCCTGATTTAACGACCGTTAGCGATGAAAAATTGCGTGAAGAGCTCGAAATGGTTAGGAAAAAAACAGAGTTGTTGACGGGGCAAAAACATATGCGTTACATCCGCCCTCCGCGCGGTATTTTTGATGAACGTACGCTTGCGGTTGCACGCGAACTCGGCTATTACCACGTCTTTTGGTCATTAGCGTTCGTCGATTGGCACATTCACGATCAAAAAGGATGGCAATACGCTTATAACAACGTGATGAAACAAATTCATCCCGGTGCCATTATATTGTTGCATACAGTGTCTAAAGACAATGCCGATGCGCTCGGTAAAATCATTGACGATTTGCGAAAAGAAGGATATGTTTTTAAAAGCTTAGACGATTTCATGCTTGAAAAAATGAATGTCCCTTCTTGGCTTTTTTCCCTTTGA
- a CDS encoding YfkD famly protein, producing the protein MKRWFALSIIFIFFCIPTVSEATVKLPPSVIDISKENTYPNPTQNLPYLQPSELAKQLLQSANVKIENPELIRLLNESSISSTPFAIGYEATIYLGQWPLNYESTETSTNWEYQKVNTNFIDNRGGKTAARLTYRQEMQKQVRGGLTASIPNEEDVKKMMLLTAMKKTNLPLSFSTWIGIGTKKEQAYNVPPKKLGYLYAYAPAVNEKGKVTYGEVYIVLKGKKKSIVVKNVTSQGIGAWIPVQDRLSFAFVASDVPR; encoded by the coding sequence ATGAAAAGATGGTTTGCTTTAAGCATCATATTCATTTTCTTCTGTATTCCAACGGTTAGCGAAGCAACTGTCAAGCTCCCGCCATCGGTTATCGACATTTCAAAAGAAAATACGTATCCGAATCCGACGCAAAATTTGCCGTATTTGCAACCGAGTGAGTTAGCGAAACAACTGCTTCAGTCGGCGAATGTGAAAATTGAAAATCCGGAATTAATTCGTCTTTTAAACGAATCGTCGATTTCAAGCACGCCGTTTGCGATCGGTTATGAAGCAACGATTTATTTAGGACAATGGCCGTTGAATTATGAATCGACGGAAACATCGACGAATTGGGAGTATCAAAAAGTGAATACAAACTTCATTGATAATCGCGGTGGGAAAACAGCAGCGCGACTGACATATCGACAAGAGATGCAAAAACAAGTACGCGGGGGGCTAACCGCGAGCATCCCAAATGAAGAAGACGTAAAAAAAATGATGTTACTAACAGCAATGAAAAAGACAAACTTGCCGCTCTCGTTTAGTACGTGGATTGGCATCGGGACGAAAAAAGAACAAGCATATAACGTCCCGCCGAAAAAGTTAGGATATTTATACGCCTACGCCCCTGCGGTGAACGAAAAAGGAAAAGTGACGTACGGTGAAGTATATATCGTCTTAAAAGGAAAGAAAAAGAGCATTGTCGTCAAAAACGTGACGTCGCAAGGAATTGGCGCTTGGATTCCTGTACAAGACCGCCTATCATTCGCATTTGTCGCAAGCGACGTTCCGAGATGA